In Stanieria sp. NIES-3757, the DNA window TTCATCCTGACGATTTACAATCGCTTAAAGATTCGGTAGTCATAGCAGTAGCTCAGTCACTAACCTGGCAGTGGGAAGGACGCATTATTACTCCATCCGGTCAACTTAAATGGATTCAAGGTATTTCTCGTCCTGAAGCAACTATTACGGGAAAAGTTTGGGATGGTTTACTGATCGACATTAGCGATCGCAAAGAAGCAGAATCAGCCCTTCGTAGATCTGAAGAACGGTTCCGTCAGATGGCAGAAACTATTGAGGATGTCTTTTGGATTAAAGATCCCTATCAATCTCAAGTTGTATATGTCAGTCCCGCCTATGAAAAAATCTGGGGACGCTCGCGAGACGAAATCTATCAAAATTTCTCCGCTTGGATGAATACGATTCATCCCGATGACCGAGAACGAGTACAAAGAGTTGCGGTCAATAGTCAGCACCAAAATCAAGATCGAATCGAATATCGCATTGTACGCCCTGATGGCTCGATTCGTTGGCTCTTGGATCGCGGGTTTGCAGTCCGAGACGAAACGGGAAAGGTTGAGCGAGTTATTGGGATTGCTCAAGACATTAGCGATCGCAAACAAGCAGAATCAGCCCTTCATCAAAGTCAGCTACAACTGCAACAACAATTAGCTGAAATTGAAGCTATTTACGCCACAGCCCCGATTGGTTTAACTATTTTAGACAGCGAGCTACGCTATGTCCGCATTAATAAGCAATTGGCAGAGATCAATGGCTATTCGGTTGAAGCCCATATTGGTAAGACAATTCGTGAATTATTACCCGGTCTAGCAGATGCAGCAGAGCAAATTTTGTATCCCGTTCTGGAAACTGGACAACCCAAGCTTAATGTAGAACTTCGGGGAGAAACTCCGGCTCAACCAGGTGTAGAGCGAATTTGGTTAGAACATTTTTTGCCCCTCAAAAATGGTGAGGAAGTGATTGGAATTAGTGTTGTCTGCGAAGAGATAACTTCTCGCAAACAAGCAGAAGTTGAACGAGAAGAACTCTTACAACGAGAACAAGCTGCTAGAGAAGAAGCGGAAAAAGCCAACCGCATCAAAGATGAATTTTTGGCAGTGCTTTCCCACGAATTGCGATCGCCCCTAAATCCTATTTTGGGTTGGTCAAGACTTCTACAAACCCAACAGTTCGATCAAGCTACAACTAACCGTGCCTTGGAAACCATCGAGCGAAATGCTAAGGTACAAGTTCAACTGATTGAAGATTTACTTGATATCTCCCGAATTATTCGAGGCAAACTTAGTCTGAATATCCATCCAGTTAGTTTAAAATCTACTATTCAGGCAGCGATAGAAACAGTCAATCTTTCGGCTCAAGCTAAATCGATTAAAATCAAAACCATTTTTGAACCTGAAGTCGGGCAAGTATCTGGCGATCCTAGTCGATTACAACAAGTAGTTTGGAATCTACTTTCCAACGCAGTTAAATTTACCCCTGAAGGAGGAAAAATTGAAGTCCAACTTCAATCGATTGGCTCCAAAGCTCAGATCATTGTTAAAGATACTGGTAAAGGTATTTCCTCTGATTTTCTGCCTCATGTCTTCGATTACTTCCGTCAAGAAGATTCGGCTACAACTCGCAGGTTTGGTGGATTAGGATTGGGTCTGGCAATTGTTCGTCATTTGGTAGAACTTCATGGTGGAACAGTCGCAGTAGATAGTCTCGGCGAGGGACAGGGCGCAACTTTTATGGTGAGATTGCCTATTCTACAACCTCAAAACCATAACAGCGATCCGAAAAAATCAATTCCTTCTTTATTTTCTGCTACCCTTCAAGGAATTCGTATTCTCGTCGTAGACGATGATGCAGATATCCTAGAGCTAGTAGAATTTATCTTACAACAGGCAGGAGCCAATGTTAGAGTTGCTGCCTCTGCAACAGAAGCTTTCAAACAGTTTGAGGATTTTTTACCCAATTTGCTGATTTGTGACATTGGTATGCCTGAAATAGATGGTTATATGTTGATGCGCCAGATTAGAAAACTTCCCTCAGAACAAAAAAGAAAAGTAAAAGCGATCGCTTTTACTGCTTATGCTGCGGAGATCGATCAACAACAAGTTTTAGCTGCTGGTTTCGATCTCCATCTCGCTAAACCCGTAGAACCAGAAAGATTAGTTGATGCGATCGCTACTTTAACTAGACAAAATTAGGTAAAAAATTTATTTAATTAAATACTGAAATCTATTAAAAAAATCCGACACTTTATAACTTTAGGGCGATTTACCAATCGCTTTTACTAGTTGAAATAAAAATGATTTCGATCTAATTGTATTTGTTTTACGATTTTATTTTGATGTATTTGTATTACAATATTGTCTAGTCGAGCGGGATATTTTCAGAGATTAAAAAAAATTGCAATAGCTGATGAGATTTATCCCAATTCTTTAGGAGTAACAGCAGATGTTTTTTAGTTCAGATGATTGGCAAACTCTGATTTTTAGAACAGGCATGGCTTTACTAGTGGGAAGTTTACTAGGATTTAATCGTCAGCGTAATGGTAGACCTGCGGGATTAAGAACATATATGATTGTTAGCTTGGGAGCAGCCTTGTTTGTCATGATTCCTTTACAAGCTGAACAGGATATTGGCTACCCCTCATCTAATGCTCTTAGTCGGACTATTCAGGGAGTTGCTTCAGGTGTAGGCTTTTTAGGTGCAGGAATTATTTTGCAACAATCCCATCACGAACTCAATAAAATTGAAATCAAAGGATTAACTTCTGCTGCCACAATTTGGCTAGCAGCAGGATTAGGTGCAGCAGCAGGTTGTGGATTGTGGCGGATGGTTTTAGTAGGTATTTTATTTTCTTTATTAACTCTTAGTGGTGTTAAAAGACTTAAAAAAACTAATCCCTTACTTTCTAAGAAAAACAATTCAAAAACAATAAAAATAGTTAAACAAAAAAATATAGTTAAGGATGAGCGATATTAAGTTCGGATGATGACTTTAAATTAAATTTCTCCTTGTCTCCGAGTCTTCCCGTCATCCATAACATTTAACTGTTGAAACGAACCAGATCTGATGATACTTTCTGCCTGGGAGAGATTTTGGCTAGATTATTTCTTCTCTAGGAATAGCAACCAACAACCAAGGTTTATTAGCTTCTCCAGGCTGTGTTTCGATCATTTTTTGTCCCTCAAAAAAATTAACCAGGGTTTTAAAGCTTTTAAAGCTTGTATTTCTCATATCAAGTCCTGGATCTGACAATTTCATGCGATCGTGAATGACTGAGATATTACAAGGAAGTTTATCTGGATCGATGGTTTTAAGCACTTCAATAAAAGCTTTTTTCGCAAGTTCATCATTCTCTTGTTCATCGCTTTTATCTCTCTTTTGAAGAGAATTTTGTTCAGACTCATAATAATCTTCTAAATAAAGCAATTTATCAAATGCGTTTGACAAGATAGCTCTTTCTCGATCCTGTTTTCTACAAACAAGCCAGACATCCTTGCCATAAGTTCTCAGCTTTTCTCCAATCACGGTAAAGTCAGAATCACTGGTCAAAAATATGTAGCGATTAATATTAGGATTATTTAGATAAAGAGACTCGAAAGCGTCAATACTAATAAACAGATCCGCTCTATTCTTCTTTTCGCCAATACGAATTGTATGAATCATGTAGAATCCAAGTTCTGACAGTTGTTTTTTGAAATCCGTATTAACAGAATCTAATAAACCATAAGCTCTTTTGATTGAGAAGACTGGTTTGATAGCCGAATAATTGCCTTCGTTGGACTCTAACTCTAATTGTTTAATTAATGCTTTTAATTGAAACTTACTGCACGGTATGTTTTCAAGATCGATATAAATTGCTACAAATAATCTGTTCATAAATATTGGATTTGATCGCGAAATGTCTGGTAAAGCAATCGCGCTGACAATCAACAACTAATAAATTAACACTAATTACTTAAGTTCTCTAAGCCAAACTTGATGCGCTGCTTGAAGAAGCTAATCTTGATTAATGGCAATTTCCTACCTTTAAAAGAATTTATAGCGTTTCTCTAATTATTCTCGATTGATTTTTAGGATGTTGTTTAAGTTGATATTCGTGCTTTAATGCACAGAGCTTTCCTAGCGCATTCTTGAAAAAAATTATGACAAAATTATTATCCATTAAAAATCCCACAAAATACGAGATAGATCGAATAGTAAATTCAATCGTACTTGCCTTTAGTCTAGATCCTGTAGCTCGTTGGATGTATCCCTTACCACATAATTATCTTCAAAATTTTCCCAATTTTGTCAAGAAATTTGGTGGTAAAGCCCTCGATACCAAGACAGTTTACTACACTGATGATTATTCAGGTGCAGCTTTTTGGCTTCCTCCTCAAACCGAGCCTGATAGTGAAGCAATATGTGCGTTCTTGCAAGCAACCATACCTGAACAGCAACAAGAAGAAGTCTTTGCCTTGTTGGAGCAGATGGGCAATTATCACCCTGATGAGTCTCATTGGTACTTAGGAATTCTTGGTGTAGAACCGACTCAACAGAAAAAGGGATATGGTTCGATGTTGATCAAGCAGATACTCCAAAAGTGCGATCGCGAACGAACAATTGCCTATCTTGAATCTTCTAATCCAATCAACATCTCATTTTATGAAAAACATGGCTTTGAGGTAATCGGTAAAATTCAAGCTGGAGAGTCACCAACCATTTTTCCTATGTTACGCTACCCACGATAGATAATGTTTCTTGGAAGCAATGAGGGCATATTTGACAAGCATTGGTAGTTGAAGCGAACTAGTTTGGTTCAACAAGACAAAAAATGAGACAAGATCGACAAAAAGAAACGATTAAACGTCATAAAACTATTGCTAGAGAGTTTGTTGATGCAATTAATCACAAAAACTGGGATAAGCTTGATCGACTAGTCGCTACCAACTTCGTGCGACATAGCTATGCTGCTGGGGAATCAAAAATTTGTCATCGAGACAAACTGAAAGAGTTTCTCCATCGTGAACTAGCCACATTTCCAGATGCCTTTGAAAGAATTGAAGATATTTTTGCTGAAGGCGATCGAGTAGCCGTCAGACATCAATTCGAGGGAACACAACAAGGTTGGATGGGAAAGTATCCACCAAGCGGAAAGAAAATGAAAGCTAACTATATTGCTATCTATCGAATAGATAACAATCAAATTGTAGAAGCGTGGGTAGAATGGGACAATCTACACGGACTTAAGCAACTTGGTCATTTTAACCAAGCTACTTAACAATTGAAAGACAGCAGACAAAAGAAAATTGCTGTTGCTGAGTTTAAACTAAAAACATCTTTTTACAATTATTTGAGTCTTCGACTCACGCAATGTCAACCTTTTTGGTAGTGTACTTTATGATGACAGTATAGCTGTAGCGTAGTTTCTTGATGTCAAACTGGGGCTTTAAATCCACACTTACGATCGGAACAAGTGCGTTACAAGTTACTCGCGATCGCCTAACTAAGAGATTGAAGTAAAAAGGTATGACATGAAACCAGAGGCATCGAGAGATTCCTTAATTAATTTGCTATTGCCTCTAGCATTGATTCTAGGGCTAGTGTTGCTGTTGAGTTTAAATGTAGAAGGTACGGGAGGAAACAGAGAAACTACTCCTTTAGAAACATGGCTCAAAGTGATTGTTGATTATTTGGCAGTAGCAGCAGAAATTGCAGCAGCAGTAGTGATTGGTGGCGGAGTTTTCCGAGGTATTGTTACTTATTTACGACTCTTATTCTCTCATCCTAGACAACATTTTGATGCCACAGAAGGAATTCGTCTGCAATTAGGGCGAGTTTTGATCTTAGGATTAGAATTTACTGTTGCCAGCGATATTTTGCGAACAGCAGTAGCACCAACTCGTCAAGATATTTTGAATTTAGGTGCGATCGTTTTGCTGCGAACCTTACTGAATTATTTTGTAGAGCGCGAGATTCAACAAGGAGAACAACGTCGTTTACAGGAGTCGGAATTTGATCGGAGTATGCGATGAAACCCCATCAGTCTAGCTTAAAACCTCTAGCAAAGAAGGCTCGTACACTTCGCAATCGTCTTAATTGGAAAGGTGAATTGATTTTAGCCACTGCCCCAACAGTAGTGATCTTGAGCGTATTTGCTCTTGTAGAAGCACTAACCCGTCAGCGTTTATTATTTGCATCCCTTGCCTCTAGTGCATTTTTAATTTATCTCGATCCTCAGCACGGTACAAACACAGTGCGAACTCTAGTCATTTCCCAAATGATGGCAGCTACAATCGGTTTTTTAACTTATCTGCTGCTAAGTTCTGGTTATATGTCTGGTGGAACTGCAATGATCGTCACCATCGTGCTGATGATTTTATTGGATGTGATGCATCCTCCCGCCGTCGCCACATCCTTAAGCTTTGCCTTAAAAGCTGGTAATGAAAACAATTTAATTTTATTTGGTTTGGCTGTAGTTATAACTACCGTTTTGGTTGGATTAGAAAGATTTGCCCTGTGGCTTTTGGTATACTTTAGCCCGAAGTAATTTCAAATTTTTAATGACGAATTAATTTATTGGTGATTAGGCGGTAGGTATTCAATGTTTCCACTTTGGTTAAAAGCAGGTTTTTGGGGTTTGGTTGGTGGTTCAGCACTGCTATTAGGTTCAGCGGTGGGTTATTACGCTAAAATTCCCCAGAAAGCGATTGCTGGGGTGATGGCTTTTGGTGCTGGTGTATTAATTTCAGCATTAGCATTTGAACTGATGGATGAAGCTTATCGGCGTGGCGGTTTTGATTCGACAGCGATTGGGTTTATCAGTGGTGCAGTTGTATATACAGGAGCAAACTGGTTACTTGCCCATCGAGGGGCAAAACATCGTAAACGTTCGGGAGGACAACAACCATCAGAGGAAGAAAACAGTGGTAGTGGAATGGCGATCGCTGTCGGGGCATTACTCGATGGTATTCCAGAATCTATTGTGATTGGTGTAAGTATGATTGGAGGAGCAGTTGTAAGTTGGGTTACAGTGGCAGCAGTGTTTCTTTCTAATGTTCCTGAAGGGCTTTCAAGTGCTGCTGGCATGAAAAAAGCAGGACGTTCCCCAGCTTACATTTTTGGCGTATGGGGAGGTATCAGCATTATTTCTGGTATAGCAGCACTTCTAGGCTATGCTTTGTTCAGTCACTTTTCACAAGAAGTCATTGCTGCAACTACTGCCATCGCAGCAGGTGCTATTTTAGCGATGATTACAGACACGATGATTCCTGAAGCTTTCGAGCAAGCCCATGATTTTGCTGGGCTAATTGTTGTTTTGGGGTTTTTGACTGCTTTTATTCTTAGTAAGCTGGCTTGAGAATGGTTCAATCCTTTAGAAGCGGAAAGATGGAATAAACTAAAGCTAAAGCTAAAGCGATCGCGCAGCGCCTCGCCGAAGGCGAGATCGCGTCTATTAAAGACGAAGAACTGAGAAAGCAGTTACTCGAAGATGCGATTACTAACTCGTTATCCTTGAGTCAGATCAAAGAGAAAGTAAGCGCGATCGTTGGGTGAAAAAATTTTAATTAACCGATTGACAAAACCCTAAAAATAACATCCCATAGAGTAGCATTCTGTTCGGCTGTTTTCAGAACACTTTCCCAAAGTTGTGGTGGTGCTTGTAATAAGCTATCTTGAGCGATAATTTCTTGCCAATTTAATCGTTTTGGATCGGCATCAATAACACCCGCTTTTTGCATTTCTTCTAGAAAAGCTTCAGCCACAATCCCAGATCCAATAGTTGAAGGGTGAACGCAATCTAAACTGAATAAACCACCACTAAAGCGTTGACCATTACAAAGCTCTAGACGAAGAACATTGGGAATAGGAGAAAGTTGAAGAAGAGGATGCTCGCTAATTCCCTTGCTGGCATAATAATCTTTCAGGGCAAGATTTGGAGAATCTGTTAACTCATT includes these proteins:
- a CDS encoding MgtC/SapB transporter; amino-acid sequence: MFFSSDDWQTLIFRTGMALLVGSLLGFNRQRNGRPAGLRTYMIVSLGAALFVMIPLQAEQDIGYPSSNALSRTIQGVASGVGFLGAGIILQQSHHELNKIEIKGLTSAATIWLAAGLGAAAGCGLWRMVLVGILFSLLTLSGVKRLKKTNPLLSKKNNSKTIKIVKQKNIVKDERY
- a CDS encoding hypothetical protein (protein of unknown function DUF88), giving the protein MNRLFVAIYIDLENIPCSKFQLKALIKQLELESNEGNYSAIKPVFSIKRAYGLLDSVNTDFKKQLSELGFYMIHTIRIGEKKNRADLFISIDAFESLYLNNPNINRYIFLTSDSDFTVIGEKLRTYGKDVWLVCRKQDRERAILSNAFDKLLYLEDYYESEQNSLQKRDKSDEQENDELAKKAFIEVLKTIDPDKLPCNISVIHDRMKLSDPGLDMRNTSFKSFKTLVNFFEGQKMIETQPGEANKPWLLVAIPREEII
- a CDS encoding acetyltransferase codes for the protein MTKLLSIKNPTKYEIDRIVNSIVLAFSLDPVARWMYPLPHNYLQNFPNFVKKFGGKALDTKTVYYTDDYSGAAFWLPPQTEPDSEAICAFLQATIPEQQQEEVFALLEQMGNYHPDESHWYLGILGVEPTQQKKGYGSMLIKQILQKCDRERTIAYLESSNPINISFYEKHGFEVIGKIQAGESPTIFPMLRYPR
- a CDS encoding zinc/iron permease → MFPLWLKAGFWGLVGGSALLLGSAVGYYAKIPQKAIAGVMAFGAGVLISALAFELMDEAYRRGGFDSTAIGFISGAVVYTGANWLLAHRGAKHRKRSGGQQPSEEENSGSGMAIAVGALLDGIPESIVIGVSMIGGAVVSWVTVAAVFLSNVPEGLSSAAGMKKAGRSPAYIFGVWGGISIISGIAALLGYALFSHFSQEVIAATTAIAAGAILAMITDTMIPEAFEQAHDFAGLIVVLGFLTAFILSKLA